GGAATCACCCCGTTAGAGTTTTAATTAACCCAGTTCCTGACAAAGACGGTAACTTAAAACTAGTAACAATAACACATGAAGGTGCTTTCATAGAGGATTCACCTGGACCATCTTTAAGAGGTGTGTTAATTGAACTATTATTCCAGTCAGAAGAAGGTCCTTTTTGGTCATTAACCCTTCATTTTCATAAAGGACAAACATATTTAAAAGTTGATTTTGCTGAGTTAGATAAAGAAACTGCGGACAAACTAAGAGGTGAAACTATATGGAGAGATTAAAAACTAAGTCCAATAAGGTGTATAGCCAATTGGGCTATTAGTGATAAAATGAAAGTACAGTTCTTTGAGCTGGCAACGCCAAAACAAAGTTTTGACGTTTAACAAAAAGAAAATTTAAAATAAAAAGTTTGTTTTGGTTTGGTGGTTTCAGAAAGTGTAGTGCTATTAACCAACACCGTCAAATCCTTGATTTGCTTTTAAAATGAATAAGATAAAAACAAAATATAACGCTTTGGCTCAGTGCAAACTTGAAAGTTCATCGCTTTCTATTGCCCTACTTGTCATATACTAACCGTTATGTTTAATACAAAAACAAGATGCTTCGAACAATAATATTGCAATCATACAAGAAAATTGAAAGAAGAAAAGTTGTAAATGCTTTGGATGAATTATGTAGTCCAAATGATAATTACGGTTGGGCTTCTGCAGGAATTTATGTTTACTGGAATTATTATACAAATGAAGTTCTATATATTGGATTAACTGTAGATTTAACTGAACGCTTTAAACAACATAATGGGTTTTATCCAAGTGTTGACAGAAATACTTGCAAATACGAACAAATAGAAGAATACTTTAAAGATAATGAAAAATTAGGGTTTTCAATTATTGTTCAATCATCACTTTCTCAACCAGTAACATCTAAATTAAAGAAAGAATATAAAGAATTTACCAAGCAATTTTCTCCTATAGAAAGCTATATTGGCAATGAAGGCTTGGAATCTATAAAGCATCAAGAAGGAGTTCTAATTGAAGTTTTTAAACGGAAAAACGGAAATATACCTCAATGGAATAAGATGAATGGTTCTATTAGTGGACAAGACTCTGTTAAACCAATTAATTACGATGCCATAAAGGTAATTTCAAATAGAAAAGATAATATCTTACTTTCCAAATCATCATTATTTGAACTGGCTGAAAGTTCAACTTTTGAGAGATACGAAAATTTTCTACATGCTGTCAGAATACTTGCTCCTGTATGTGGGGAAAAAAGAGCAATTGAAATTTTAAGAAATGACTCAATAATTGATACCTACAGAGAAATGATAGAGAATGGATATATTAATAAAAAACTTGAAATATAAAGAGCTAAACACAACACGGTGTATAAAACATAGTTAATAAATGCTAAACCGAAAGGTTAGCAATTATTTATGAAGTTTGCCAAATTTTTAATTTGGCTTTAAAAAGAGAAAAGATTAAAATCATAATATAAAAATTCGGTTCTGTGTTAATCCGAAAAGTTAGTATCTTTTTACAAACTAAGTTCCATACACAAGCCCGTTAACTTTAATTAAAAAAAATGGCAAAATTAATAATAGACACCTGTTCTTGGTTAGAAATTTCAAAACCAAGATTTAGTGAAGTATTAGCAGAACTTGAAGACCAAGTTAATAAAGGTCAAACAGTCTTACTCACTAGTGAAATAATCATTGAGGAATGGGATAGAAATAAAAATAGAATAATACAAGATATTAAAGCTTCAATTCGTTCACACGCAAAATCCGCATTAAAACTGACTGAATTTTTAGAAGAAACTGAAGCTAAGCAGATATTAGATATTGTTGGAAAATATAAATCTGAAGAAGCTAAACAAGAAGAATTAGCAATGACTCACTTTAACAGAGTTGAGAAAATTCTAAAAAGCTCTACTATATATCCAATTAGTGATAAATTAAAGTTAGAGGTAACAGAAAGAGCTTTACAGAAAAAAGCCCCATTTCATAATAGTAAAAATAACACAGCAGATGCTCTTTTATATCTAGGTGCAGTCGAATATGTTGATAAAGAAGCTCAAGTCGCAACAGATTTATTTTTTGTCACGATAAATTACAAAGAATTTGCCGACCCAAAAGACTCAACAAAATTACACCCTGAATTAGAAAAACGAAATGTTCATTTTTATAACAATTTAGCTCAAGCATTAAAAATGAGAGCAGAACTTGTGGACGAAATGGATGAATATCACGAATATCAATTATGGAACTGGATTGAAGATCAAGCTGAAATAATGAGAGGAAAATAACTAAAACTAAGAATACCTATAATTAATTGACTACTCATAGCCGAGAACGTTAATTAACAATAGTTTTTCCTTACCTATTTTACGGATTCCCTTACTTAATTGAATTTTAAATTTAATAGGTTGCCGTTTAAACCATTGATAAGTTGGTAGAAGTAATTAGAAATAGAGATGCATTTAACACACATTAAGTTTAAGCCTACAAAAAGACATAAATTAAATTTTCATCCAAAAGAATTAGATGATACTAAAATGTCAAAAGAAAGTAAAGATTTTGCTGAAAAAATTATAAGCTCAAAAAAAACTGTTGATCAATTTGATCAAGACTTAATTATAATGTTTGAAAATGAAGTCATTTATGGTTTTGATTTATACAATGGTAAAGATAAAATTATTATTCCTGAGATCAATCCAGTAACTATTTTCTACTCAAATGCAATAATGTCATATAGGAATTTAATCTTAAAAAAGGATTCTCTTCTAAATGAATCACCAACTTTAAATAATTTTAACATACCAATTGATCCAAATAAATTTGGACATTTTTTTCAATTAGCGAGTAATTGCATTATTAATTTACAATCTGCTCTAGAAAGTTTTGCGAACCGATCAATTCCTGAAGATTATGAATTCAAAAACAAAGATGGAAAGAAATTTAAACCTTCATTGGGACATAAACTCAATAAAACAGTGCCGGAATTGAATCAAAATTATTTTAAAAGAGTATACCCCAAAGAGAACAATATTATTAGAAGGTTGATAGGCTTAAGAAATGAGATTATACATTTAAAACCTGCGGAGGAAAAAACTAACACTAAATATAAGGAAGTTTATAGGAGATTAATAGGATTTGAGTTTTTAGGCGCAATTCGAGCAGTTAAAAAATTTATCAATTTTTATGAATCGAACCTAATTGAAGAATGCACTTGTGGTAAAGAATATTTCTATGATTTTAGTATTGTAGATAAAGGTTAAAAATATTGTTGAATTAAATACTTAATCTAGAGATTAATTTTATAACTCTAAAACTATAGAGTATCAAATAATATATTTACTACAGCATCTCTTTTTGATAAGAACAAATTAAAACAAACCCCGTTAGCAAACACTAACGGGGTTCTATATTGTATAATAAAGAAAAGATTATTCCTCCATAGAGTGGTAAACGGTGTTTACATCATCATCTTCTTCTAAACGTTCTAATAACTTGTTTACTTCCTCTTTTTGTTCGTCAGAAAGGGCAGTAGTAGTGGTTGGAATACGCTCAAATTCAGAAGAAACAATTTCAATATTATTTTCTTCTAAATATTTTTGAATCGAACCAAATTGTCCAAACGGAGCATATAACATTACGCTGCTATCTTCTTCATCCGTAAAAACCTCTTCTACTTCAAAATCGATCATTTCCATTTCAAACTCTTCCAAGTCCATTCCTAAGGTATCTTCTTTTACTTTAAAGTTTACTACGTGGTCAAACATAAAAGCAACCGAACCAGAAGTTCCTAAGTTACCGTTACACTTGTTAAATGCAGCACGTACATTGGCAACCGTACGGTTGTTGTTGTTTGTAGCGGTTTCTACTAAAACTGCAACACCATGTGGTGCATACCCTTCAAACAATACCTCTTTATAGTTGGCAGTATCTTTATCAGATGCTTTTTTAATTGCTCTAGCAACATTATCCTTAGGCATGTTTGCTGCCTTTGCATTTTGTATTACAACACGTAAGCGAGAGTTTGTTTCTGGGTTAGGACCTCCTTCTTTTACAGCCATTACAATGTCTTTACCAATTCTGGTAAAAGTTTTAGCCATTGCCGACCAACGTTTCATTTTTCTTGCTTTCCTAAATTCAAATGCTCTTCCCATTTCTTAATGTTTTGTTTCGCAAAGGCAAATGTAACCAATGCAGTACTTTTTTACAATTAAAATCTTTTCTTGAAAATTTGTTTTCCATCTTTGGCATGATATGCCCTCCAGGTACCCGACTGTTTGCCGTTTTTAAACTGTCCTTTTAGCTTCAGTTGTCCATTCGGATAATAGTGTTTATAATCACCATCTGGAATTCCATTATCCAATTCAACTTCGAATTTTAACTTTTTATCTTCATAAAATTCTTGGTATTCCTTAGCACTTAAATCTGAAGGATGAATGGCAGGTAGTTTAAAAATACTTTCCGCAGTTTCAACCACTACAGAGTCTTTTTGTGGCGTAATTTTTTTATATAATTCCTCCTTCAAAGCTTTCTCTTTTTGAACTTGTTGAGCAATTTCTTCAGGAGACTGATACGAAAGTGTAATGTTGCTTTTAAACTGGTCTCCTTTAGAGATCAATTGCAATCCTACCTGAGAAAACGAAGTGAAATATTTTTTGTTTTTTATCAGTTGTTGTTTGGTCTTTCTATCTAATAAACTCAATAAGTCGTTGTAAGAATTTCCAGCTTCTGCATAAGCAAATACACTCGATTTACTTTCAAACTGATAATTGAAGTCTTCAAATTGCGTAGAAGTATGTAAAGTATATCCTACCAAATGACTATTGATGATTTCTTTTAATGAATTCGGACTGGTACTAAACACCACAAAATCATCCATAATAGTAAAGTAAGGCTTTTCCATTTTAGCAAACGTATTTCCTGCTAACATTTTAAAAAATCCTTTTAAATCAAAATAGTAAATCGGATATCCTTGATAGTTGATTTGTTTATACTTTAATGGGGTGTTTTCTTTAATTTTAGAAAGCACAAACTGTAAGTTTTCTTTGGCATCATAAATATCATCCGCTTTGATAACTGCTGCAATATCTTTTTTGTTTTTAGACAAGTTGGAATTAAAATGAAGTAAGCCTATTTCATCTCCAATCCAACTGTATAAGTGCTCTTCAACATTGATACTTAATTGCTCTTCAATAGTATTGATTTGTTGGGTGTAAATTTCAAAGGCCTTTGGGTTTTCTTTTTGAAGCTCATCAAAATTAGCATGAAATTCTTCAAAACTTTCAAAAGCAAAACTTACATACAATGAGGTATTTCTTGGTGCTATTTTGGCAATACTTCTTTTCCCTTTACCAGATTTCTGAATCGCTCTTAAAAAGGTTTCAGAAGTAGGGTTTACATTGGTATATCCTAAAGCTTGTATAATACTTCCTTCAATAATAGAAATATCTAAACCAGAATAAAACAAGGTAGCTTTTATATTCTCAAAATTCTTCAGATTAGAACTATTGGTAAAACAGCTTAAATACTTGTCTAAGTATTCGTATTGAACATATACATTGAAAAAACCATCGTTATCCGTTGCTGTTTTAATCTCGGTAAAGTTGACATCTCTACCAATAACGGGTGCCATATATTGCTCTATAGATTGCTCTACCAATACATGGGTATACGAAGCTACGAGTTGATTTTTGATAAAAGTAATGTAAAGCGTTTCTCTAGTTTGCACATTGTATAGCTCAATAATTTCATGCGCTTTGTGCATGCGTTGGGTAACCCTAAAATTATCACCCGCTAATTTTTGAATGGCACTTTTTAAAAAACGTAATTTCGAAAACTTTTGAAGATCTGCAACATACAATAATCCATATTTTCTAGGCTTGTATACATGTACAGAAAC
The sequence above is a segment of the Tenacibaculum sp. 190130A14a genome. Coding sequences within it:
- a CDS encoding DUF3352 domain-containing protein, producing MTKKIIWGVLIAIIGFILYQAYIFTLADEDNINPIYLIPKDAVFIVETERPIDTWDEVSASPIWQHFQTNSYFKEVTKNLNSFDKTFQDQKEVIDFIGERDLLVSVHVYKPRKYGLLYVADLQKFSKLRFLKSAIQKLAGDNFRVTQRMHKAHEIIELYNVQTRETLYITFIKNQLVASYTHVLVEQSIEQYMAPVIGRDVNFTEIKTATDNDGFFNVYVQYEYLDKYLSCFTNSSNLKNFENIKATLFYSGLDISIIEGSIIQALGYTNVNPTSETFLRAIQKSGKGKRSIAKIAPRNTSLYVSFAFESFEEFHANFDELQKENPKAFEIYTQQINTIEEQLSINVEEHLYSWIGDEIGLLHFNSNLSKNKKDIAAVIKADDIYDAKENLQFVLSKIKENTPLKYKQINYQGYPIYYFDLKGFFKMLAGNTFAKMEKPYFTIMDDFVVFSTSPNSLKEIINSHLVGYTLHTSTQFEDFNYQFESKSSVFAYAEAGNSYNDLLSLLDRKTKQQLIKNKKYFTSFSQVGLQLISKGDQFKSNITLSYQSPEEIAQQVQKEKALKEELYKKITPQKDSVVVETAESIFKLPAIHPSDLSAKEYQEFYEDKKLKFEVELDNGIPDGDYKHYYPNGQLKLKGQFKNGKQSGTWRAYHAKDGKQIFKKRF
- a CDS encoding YebC/PmpR family DNA-binding transcriptional regulator, yielding MGRAFEFRKARKMKRWSAMAKTFTRIGKDIVMAVKEGGPNPETNSRLRVVIQNAKAANMPKDNVARAIKKASDKDTANYKEVLFEGYAPHGVAVLVETATNNNNRTVANVRAAFNKCNGNLGTSGSVAFMFDHVVNFKVKEDTLGMDLEEFEMEMIDFEVEEVFTDEEDSSVMLYAPFGQFGSIQKYLEENNIEIVSSEFERIPTTTTALSDEQKEEVNKLLERLEEDDDVNTVYHSMEE
- a CDS encoding PIN domain-containing protein, producing MAKLIIDTCSWLEISKPRFSEVLAELEDQVNKGQTVLLTSEIIIEEWDRNKNRIIQDIKASIRSHAKSALKLTEFLEETEAKQILDIVGKYKSEEAKQEELAMTHFNRVEKILKSSTIYPISDKLKLEVTERALQKKAPFHNSKNNTADALLYLGAVEYVDKEAQVATDLFFVTINYKEFADPKDSTKLHPELEKRNVHFYNNLAQALKMRAELVDEMDEYHEYQLWNWIEDQAEIMRGK
- a CDS encoding HEPN domain-containing protein; translated protein: MHLTHIKFKPTKRHKLNFHPKELDDTKMSKESKDFAEKIISSKKTVDQFDQDLIIMFENEVIYGFDLYNGKDKIIIPEINPVTIFYSNAIMSYRNLILKKDSLLNESPTLNNFNIPIDPNKFGHFFQLASNCIINLQSALESFANRSIPEDYEFKNKDGKKFKPSLGHKLNKTVPELNQNYFKRVYPKENNIIRRLIGLRNEIIHLKPAEEKTNTKYKEVYRRLIGFEFLGAIRAVKKFINFYESNLIEECTCGKEYFYDFSIVDKG